GTTGATCATTTGGTGCAGCAGCATCTCGATAAACTGACCTGCAAAGGCTATGTGTTCGACGCCGCGCTCTCCTACCGCGTTGCAACGGATGGGGACTATAAGTTTTTGCAGTTGCCGCGTCTTGCATTGCCGGACGTGACGCTCTTAACCACGGTCTGTAAGATTCAAGAAGAAGTTGGCGAATTAAGCCAATACTTAGGGAAAAAGGCGGGCGCTTCCGGTGAAACTGCGAAACTGCAGCAGGCGGAAGTTTTGGAAGGCTGCTGCTGCGAACTTTTGGACGTCGCGCAATGCTGTTTTACGATGATGTATATCCTGGCGGAACGGTATCAAATGCCGATGGAAACGATTGTCAAAGAACATGTCGCCAAACTGCGTCGCAAAGGGTATTGCAGTTGACAAGCG
The nucleotide sequence above comes from Azotosporobacter soli. Encoded proteins:
- a CDS encoding MazG-like family protein produces the protein MLQAIQLPRLNRLTPSLDSTLLKIMEEAGELARAVLTFLPYESAGRGEGSAYLRDVADELLDVAQTCVTMLFVVEEAQQMTVDHLVQQHLDKLTCKGYVFDAALSYRVATDGDYKFLQLPRLALPDVTLLTTVCKIQEEVGELSQYLGKKAGASGETAKLQQAEVLEGCCCELLDVAQCCFTMMYILAERYQMPMETIVKEHVAKLRRKGYCS